The window CTCGCCGCGCGCGGCGAAGCGCTCACCGCGGCGCGCGTCGTGCTCACGCTGCGCGCCGATGACACACCGCCGCCTGTCGCAGGAGCGGAGTGGCACCTCGTCGCGGGAGCCGACGAGCTCGCGCCGCTGCTCGCTCGTGCGCTCGCGTCCGGCGCCGTGCCCGCCGCGTTCTCGGTGACGAGCGCGCTGCCCACGCACGCCGTGCGCATCGTCGCCGCGGAGCTCGCGCGGCTCGGCTACGGCGACGTTCCGCTCGTGCTGCGCCATCGCAGCGATCCCTTCGCGCCCGCGGAGTCCGCGCTGCTCGCAGCCGCCACCGATCTCGGCGCGCCGCTCTGCGACGGCCTCGGCGACGCCGTAGTGCTCGGCGGAATGGGGTCACTCTCGCGCGACGTCGCGCTCGCCTACCGCATTCTGCAAGGCGCGCGGCTGCGCACCTCGTGGACCGAGTTCATCTCCTGCCCGAGCTGCGGGCGCACGCTCTTCGACCTCGAGGAGACGACGGCGCGCATCAAGACGCGCACCGCGCATCTGCCGGGCCTCAAGATCGCCGTGATGGGCTGCATCGTGAACGGCCCCGGCGAGATGGCCGACGCCGACTTCGGCTACGTCGGCTCCGGCCCTAACAAGGTGAATCTCTACGTCGGCCACGAGTGCGTGGTGAGGAACGTGCCCGAGGCGGAGGCGCCCGAGCGGCTGGTCGAGCTGATCAAGGAGCACGGGAGATGGACGGAGCCGCGCGGCTGAAGCCGCGCTAGACGCTCACCTCGTCGCCCGCGCCCGCACTGAAGTCGTACTCGTATCGGGTGTCGACCTCGTCGTCGGCAGGCGGCTCCGCTTCCTCGAACGGCGCCTCGTCCTCAGGCGCGAAGTCGTCGCTCGGTGGTGGCGCGGCGACGTCGGGCAGCTCGCCTGCGAGGGAGCGCGCTTCGGCGAGCAGCTCGATCGAGCGGCTGCCCGCGAGCACATCGTGGTCCGCGCCGACGAAGGCGGTGAAGCCGACCAGTGCGAGGCCGACCAGCAGTGCGCCTTCGGCGCCGCCCAGCGCGCCGCCTAACAAACGGTCGAGCAAGCCGAGGCTGGTGGCATGCACGCGCTTACGCACGAAGCCGCCGACCGCGACGACCACGAGCATCGCGCCGAGGCCGACGAGCAAGCCGCCCGCGATCGATGCTTGTCGCTGCGAGAGCTCGAGCCCGAAGGGCGCGCTGCCCATCAGCCAGGCTGCGGTGGGGTCGGTCCAGAGTCGCACTGCGACGAACGCCGCCGCGAGCGCCGCGAGGGAGAAGGCCTCGCGAAGTAGACCGATCCAGAGGCCGCGGAGCATCGCGAGCGTGACGACGCCGAGCGCGACGCGATCGATCCAACCCAGCTCAGCGAGCCAGCGCACGAACTCGTTCTCGGTGAGAGCTTCCACGGCGCGGCGCAGTCTATCAGTGGAGTTTTCGGCTTCGACTCGCAGGAGTCAGTGAGCGGAGCCCCCAGGCCCTGTTGCCTGTGACGTGGGCGGCGAGCGCCGTGTTCACGCGTCATGCTGGGCGCCACATGTACGACGCGATTCTGATCGGTGGCGGGCACAACGGGCTCACGGCGGCGGCCTATCTCGCGCGCGCAGGTCTGCGCGTGATCGTGCTGGAACGGCGCGAGATTCTGGGCGGCACCTGCGTGACGGAGGAGCTCTGGCCGGGCTTCAAGATCTCGCGCGCGGCGTACGTCGCGGGCTTGTTACGGCCCGCCGTGGTCGAGGAGCTCGGCCTCCTGCGCCGCGGCCTGAAGCTCCTGCCGCGGCGGCCTTCGTCTTGGACGCCCGACGCGAACGGACCGGGCCTGCTGTTCGGCCGCGACGAGGCCGCGAACCTCGCGCAGATCCGGCACTACTCGCCGCGCGACGCCGAGCGCATGCCCGCGTACGAGCGCGTGATCGACCGCGCTGCGCGCGTGATCGAGCCGCTGCTCGACGCGCCGCCCTTCGATCCCGCGCATCCGCGCCTCGCCGATCTCGGGCCGCTGCTGAAGGCGCTGCGCGCAGGGATCGCGCTGCGCAGCGATCTCACCGAGGCGCTCGCACTGGTGCTCGGCTCCGCCACGAACGGGATCAATCGCTGGTTCGAGAGCGAGCCGCTGCGCTCGACGCTCGCGACCGATGCACTGATCGGCGCGCACGCGGGGCCGTCGACGCCCGGCACGGGCTACGTGCTGTTCCACCACCTGATGGGCGACACCGGCGGCGCGCGCGGCGTGTGGGCCTACGTCGAAGGCGGCATGGGCGGACTCAGCGCGGCGCTCGCCGACGCCGCGCGCGAAGCCGGCGCCGAGATCCGCACGAACGCGGAGGTGCGGCGCATCGGGCTGCGGGGCGGGCGCGCGTGCGCGGTAGAGCTCGCGGACGGCGCCTCGCTCGAAGCGCGCGCGATCGTGTCGTCGATCGACCCGTACCACACGCTCCAGCTGTTAGGGCGCGAGCACGCACCCGCGGAGTTCGCCAGCACGGTCGACGCGACCGACTTCCGCAGCCCCGTCGTGAAGATCAACCTCGCGCTCGACTCGCTGCCCGTGTTCCACGCCTGCCCCGACGTGCGCGAGCCGGGGCCGTGGCACCAGGGCACGATCCACCTCGGCGCGGGCACGATGGACGAGCTCGACGCCTCGTTCTCCGCGGCGGAGCGCGGCGAGCTGCCCGAGAAGCCGATGATCGAGCTCACCGTGCCGAGCGCGGTCGACCCGACGCTCGCGCCGCGCGGCAAGTACGTCGCCTCGCTGTTCGTGCAGCACGCGCCGCCGCGGGCCACGGCGGAGTTCTGGGAAAAGAACCGCGAGCGCTTCGCCGACCGCGTGCTCGCCTGCATCGACGAGCTCTCGCCCGGCTTCTCGCGCCGCGTGGTCCACCGAGACGTGCTGACGCCCCTCGACCTCGAGCGGGTGTTCGGCATTCGCGGCGGCAACATCTTCCACGGCGCGATGACGCTCGACCGGCTAGGGCCGATGCGTCCCGCGCCCGGATGGTCCCGCTACGCGACGCCGCTGCCCGGATTTTTCCTGTGCGGCGCCGCCACGCACCCCGGCGGCGGCGTGATGGGCGCATGCGGGCGCAACGCAGCGAAGGTGATCGCGGAGTCGCTGCGCGCGGAACGCTGAGGCCGGCTGGCGCGGGGCACTACGCCGGCTGCGAGAAGCACAGCCGGTACCCGTCGAGATCGCGCACCACGAACTCGACGCGGCCCCATGGCTTCCGCGCAATCGCGTCGACCACGTCGGCGCCGCGGCTCGCGAGCTCTTCGTGCAGCGCGCGCACGTCGTCCACCTCGACGAAGCCATCGAGATGTTCCCCCGCAGCGCGATGCTCGCGCTCGCCGGCGAGCCTCGGCGCGCACTTCAGGTGGATCGTCGCGCCGTCGCG of the Deltaproteobacteria bacterium genome contains:
- a CDS encoding NAD(P)/FAD-dependent oxidoreductase, with the translated sequence MYDAILIGGGHNGLTAAAYLARAGLRVIVLERREILGGTCVTEELWPGFKISRAAYVAGLLRPAVVEELGLLRRGLKLLPRRPSSWTPDANGPGLLFGRDEAANLAQIRHYSPRDAERMPAYERVIDRAARVIEPLLDAPPFDPAHPRLADLGPLLKALRAGIALRSDLTEALALVLGSATNGINRWFESEPLRSTLATDALIGAHAGPSTPGTGYVLFHHLMGDTGGARGVWAYVEGGMGGLSAALADAAREAGAEIRTNAEVRRIGLRGGRACAVELADGASLEARAIVSSIDPYHTLQLLGREHAPAEFASTVDATDFRSPVVKINLALDSLPVFHACPDVREPGPWHQGTIHLGAGTMDELDASFSAAERGELPEKPMIELTVPSAVDPTLAPRGKYVASLFVQHAPPRATAEFWEKNRERFADRVLACIDELSPGFSRRVVHRDVLTPLDLERVFGIRGGNIFHGAMTLDRLGPMRPAPGWSRYATPLPGFFLCGAATHPGGGVMGACGRNAAKVIAESLRAER
- a CDS encoding CvpA family protein encodes the protein MEALTENEFVRWLAELGWIDRVALGVVTLAMLRGLWIGLLREAFSLAALAAAFVAVRLWTDPTAAWLMGSAPFGLELSQRQASIAGGLLVGLGAMLVVVAVGGFVRKRVHATSLGLLDRLLGGALGGAEGALLVGLALVGFTAFVGADHDVLAGSRSIELLAEARSLAGELPDVAAPPPSDDFAPEDEAPFEEAEPPADDEVDTRYEYDFSAGAGDEVSV
- a CDS encoding VOC family protein, whose protein sequence is MATLRAISPQLLVDDLAAAIAHYEQRLGFHADFVYEGFYASVSRDGATIHLKCAPRLAGEREHRAAGEHLDGFVEVDDVRALHEELASRGADVVDAIARKPWGRVEFVVRDLDGYRLCFSQPA